The nucleotide sequence GATCGCGAGCACGGCCGGCCGCGCCGGATAGGCGAAGCTGACATGATCGAAACCGACGTCGCCGCGCGCCGGCTGCGGGAGTGCTGCCGGCTGTGCCGGCGCCGTGATTTGCGATTTGACGCGCAGGATCTCGAACAGCCGCTCGGCAGCGCCTGACGCGGCCGAGACTTCGCCCCAGACCTCGCTGAGCTGGCCGAGGCCGGTCGCGGCAAATGCCGCATACAGCACGAACTGGCCGAGCCGGCCCGGCGTGATCTGGCCGGTCAGCACGTCGTGCGAGCCGACCCAGAGGATCGCCACAACGCTGGAGAACACGATGAAGATGATGATCAGCGTCAGCACCGCGCGCGCCCGCGTCGAACTGCGTGCCGCCTCATAGGCCTGCTCGACCTCGCCGCCGAAGCGGTTGGTCGCCAGCCGCTCGCTGGTATAGGCCTGCACGGTGCGGATCGCGCCGACCAGTTCGGAAGCGTAGGCACTGGCGTCCGCCAGCGTGTCCTGGGCGTTGCGCGACAGCCGCCGCACCCAGCGTCCGAACGCGACAAGCGGAATCACGATCAGCGGGATCGCCAGCAGCACGAAACCCGACAGCTTTGGGCTCGTGATCACCATCATGGTGGCGGCGCCGATAAACAGCATCATGTTGCGCAGCGCGATCGATACCGAGGCACCGACGGCCGATTTGATCTGGGTGGTATCGGCGGTCAGCCGCGACACCAGTTCGCCTGAGCGCGCCGAATCGAAGAACGCGGGCGACAGCGAGATCAGATGCGCGAACACGTCGCGCCTGAGATCGGCGACGATACGCTCGCCGATCGTCATGACGAGGTAGTAGCGCGACGCGCTGGCAGCGGCCAGCACCGCGACGACCGCGATCATGACGCTGAAATAGCTGTTGATCAGGGCGATGCCTTCGGGGGTGAAGCCGAAATCGATCATGCGCCTGACCGCGACCGGCACGACCAGCGTGGTGATCGCCGCAATCGTCAGCGAGATGAAGGCGAGCAGCGCGCGTCCGCGGTAGCGGGCGACATAAGGCGCCAGCGCCAGCAGCGGGCGCAGTCTGGCCCCGCTTTTGGCCGGCGACTCCGTCAACTGGGCCTCGATGAAGGCCTCTTCCTCGAGCAGGGCGTCGCGCCGTGGGGGCGCGCTGTGAGGGGCTTCGAGGTGTTCCGCTGCGCTCATGAAATCCGACCGGTTTTGCCGTTCCCAGATAGGCCCCAAGGTGCTCTCTGGCAAATCCGGGAGATTCCCCATCAGGGCTTATACGTAGCTTGTTTTGGCAGCCGCCTTACGTTATAGAGCCGCCAAATCCCGTATCCACTGACATTTGAGACGGGCGCCGGCGCGCCGAAGGATATGCCATGAAAGCCGAAATTCACCCGAATTATCATACGATTACGGTCGTAATGACCGACGGGACCGAGTATCAGACCCGCTCCACCTGGGGCAAGGAAGGCGACAAGCTGAACCTCGATATCGACCCCAAGTCGCATCCGGCCTGGACCGGCGGCTCGCAGCAGCTCCTCGACCGCGGCGGCCGCGTGTCGCGCTTCCAGAAGAAGTTTTCGGGCTTCCTCAAGAAGGACTGAGGGTTTTCGAACCCTCTCCTCCTATCCAGAAATACAAACGCCCCGGTCAAGCCGGGGCGTTTTTTGTTGCGTGCTTTCGCCGTGGTCATTCCGGGGCGATGCGAAGCATCGAACCCGGAATCTCGAGATTCCGGGTTCGCTTCGCGCCCCGGAATGACGGCTGTGATCTTTTCGGAACTACTGCTCGAACGCCGCCTTCAGGCGGTTGAGCTGCGGCACGAGCGGATTTCCGATCGGGGCACGTTCAGCGACGGGCGAATGGATCGTGGTGTCGAGCCGGCGGACCCGCGTCTGCAGGCTCATCGAGCGCGCAATCAGGTCCTGCAACTGCTGCGGCAGTTTTGCGATCATATCGTCGGGACCGGGATCGGCGGCGCTGAGCTTAACCTTGGTCTTTTCCCGGTTGGCCTGGGTCAGCGTCATCTCGCCTTCCTTGACCGCGCGATGCAGCAACAGCCAGGACGCGAGTTGCATCAGCCGGGTGGTCAGGCGCATGCTTTCGGTTGCGTAAGTGAGGCTGACGGAACGTTCGAGCGCCTTGGCGTCAGAGCGACCGTCGCCGTCAAGATAGGCGGCGGTTTCCTCGACCAGATCCATGCCTTCCCGGAACAGAACCCCGAATGCCGCGGAATTGGTGAGCCGCTCGCTGAACAGAACGAGCGCGGATTCGCTTTGCGAACGGTCCGCCATGGTTAACGCCCTCACGCCACTACTTGCCCCACCGGCTGTGAACCACCGGCTTATGATGAACAAATCATTGCTCGGGCGAAGTCGAGAGTCCAGCGGCAACCGGATTTATGGTTTCCAGCGTATGGGGGCACAAAATAGCCGCGGTGCGCACAAAAAAGAGCCGCCGTTTCCGGCGGCTTTTGAAGTTGATAACAGGGAGGCGTCAAACAGAGTGGACAGGAGCCACTCGGTGTCCAAACGAGGACGATGCCAGTCATAATCGAGAAAGCTTAACGGGTCGTAAACGAGCGATTTTCTTTAGGGATTATTTGCCATGTCGGCCATTGGCCGAGTTTTGAGATTGACCTCCCCCACGGGTCGTCCCTGCCTAGTGCGCGATTGCGCGCAATTGCGCACTAGGCAGGGACGACGTGATGAGAGATCGCGTTCGAAGACCTTACGTCTTGAAGAAGCTGTTCGCAGCATCCTTCGACGCGCGCTTCTTCGTAACGGCCTGTTGCAGCCGTTCGATTTCCGAAGTCATCAGCGCGATGCGCTCGGTCAATTCCTCGACCGACAATAGCGACAGGTCCTGGCCGATTTCGTGGGTGATCTTCTTCCGCGGCTTGTCGTCATCCTCGTTGGCCATGCGTTTCTCCTTGTGCTCGGCGGCCGCCGGAGCGGTTGCCAGCCGGGGCCGGGCTGGCTAATCAGGGGCCGCCTCAATTCTCCGCATTTCGCAAGGACAAATCATGGAAAAGCTGCCCGCGCAAATGACCGTCGTCGGTATCAGCAAGCCCGGCGGCCCCGAGGTGCTGTTGCCGGAAACCCGCAGCGTTCCGACGCCCGGTCCGGGGGAAATCCTGGTCAAGGTGATGGCCGCCGGCGTCAACCGTCCCGACGTTGCGCAGCGCTCCGGCGCCTATCCGCCGCCGCCCGGCGCCAGCGACCTGCCTGGCCTGGAAATCGCGGGCGAAGTGGTCGCGCTCGGCGAAGGCGCTACCAAGCACAAGCTGGGCGACAAGGTGATGTCGCTGGTGGCGGGCGGCGGCTACGCCCAATATTGCATTGCGCAAGACGCGCAGGCGATGGCGGTGCCGCCGTCGCTCTCGATCCAGGAAGCCGGCGCGATCCCGGAAACGCTGATGACGGTCTGGCACAATGTGTTCGAGCGCGGCGCGCTGAAGCCGGGCGAAACCTTGCTGATCCATGGCGGCTCGTCCGGCATCGGCACCATGGCGATCCAGCTTGCGAAAGCGTTCGGCTCGAAGGTGATCGTGACCGTCGGCTCGCAGGACAAGATCGACGCCTGCCTCAAGCTCGGCGCCGACCGCGCCATCAACTACAAGACCGAAGACTTCGTCGCCGTGGTCAAGGCTGAGACCAACAATGTGGGCGCGAACCTGATCCTCGACATGGTTGCCGGCGACTATGTCGATCGCAACTATGACGCCGCGGCGGTCGACGGCCGTATTGTGCAGATCGCAACCCTCAACAGCCCCAAGGTCACCGTCAACATCGCCAAGGTGATGGTGAAGCGGCTGACCCACACCGGCTCCACGCTGCGCCCCCGTACTAATGCGGATAAGGCGGCGATGGTGGCAGCAATTGAGGCCAAGGTGATGCCGCTCTTGCGCGACGGACGCGTAAAACCGCTGATGGACAGCTCATTCCCGCTGGAAAAGGCTGCTGACGCGCATCGGCGGATGGAGACCAGCGCACATATTGGCAAAATTGTGTTGGAGGTTTAACGATCACCAGCGAAGCACAGGGTGGAAACCCTTTGATTTACTTCGCTTTCATGTCATTTATCGCGGAAACGCGGGACCATTCGCCAGGTCCCGAAGGGTCGTTGCTCGCGGAGTACTGACATTGCGTCTGATCAGGTGCCTTGCGCTGTTGGCGCTGGGCCTCATGATTGTTGCGGCCGCGCCGGCGGCGCACGCCATTGACGCGGTCAGCGTCCGCAGTGACGCGCCTGCCATCGACCTCACCGCCGTGCTTGACCACCAGCGCAGCGAAACCGACCGCATCCAGGTTTCGACCGCGCCGGGAACCGACGGCATCGTCCGCCGCATCGAGGTCCGCGCCCGCGAGGGCGGGCAGAACTGGGTGGTGTTCGCGCTTGCCAACAACACCGACGACCAACTCGACCGCCTGATCGTCGCGCCGCATTATCGCATCGTGTCGTCCGGCCTGTTGTGGCCCGACCTCGGCCTGTCGCGCATCGCCACCATCACGCCGTCGACCGGCGACCGTCCTGAGCGGCAGGAAAGCGCGACTGCCGACATCTTCCGCATCACGCTCGATCCCGGCGCCGTCATCACCTTCGTGGCGGAACTGCGCACCGACAAGCTGCCGCAGCTCTATCTGTGGGAGCCCGACGCCTACAAGGACAAGGTGAACTCGTTCACGCTCTACCAGGGCATCGTGATCGGCATCTCCGGACTCCTGGCCCTCGTGCTGACCATTCTGTTCGTGGTGAAGGGCAGCATCATGTTCCCCGCCGCCGCCGCGCTGGCCTGGGCGGTGCTGGTCTATATCGGCGTCGATTTCGGCTTCTGGGGCAAGGTGCTCGACATGTCGAACAACGCCGAGCGCGTCTGGCGCGCGGCGGGCGAGGCGATCCTGGCGGCGACGCTGCTCGTGTTCCTGTTTGCCTATCTCAATCTCAGCCGCTGGCATGTGCGCTATTCCCACATCACCGTCGGCTGGCTGGCCTTCCTCGGCTCGCTGGTGGCGCTGGCGCTGTTCGATCCCGCGGTCGCCTCCGGCATTGCACGCATCTCACTGGTGCTGATCGCCTTCGCGGGCTTTGCGCTGATCGTCTATCTCTCGACGCATGGTTTCGATCGCGCGGTGCTGTTGATTCCGACCTGGTTCCTGCTGGTGGTCTGGGTGATCGCGGCCGGCATGACGGTGGCGGGCTCCGTGACCAACGACATCGTCGGTCCCGCGCTGCTCGGCGGCCTCGTGCTGATCGTGATGCTGATCGGATTTACGGTGATGCAGCACGCCTTTGCCGGCGGCGGCGCGACCACCGGCATCGTCTCCGACATCGAGCGTCGCGCGCTGGCGCTGACCGGTTCCGGCGACCTGATCTGGGACTGGGACGTCTCCGCCGACAAGGTATTCACCAGCCCGGAGACCGAAAGCCTGCTCGGCCTGAAGCGCGGCACGCTGGAAGGCCCCGCCGCGAAATGGCTGGAGGTGCTGCACCCGCTCGACCAGGATCGTTTCCGCGCAGCCCTCGACAGCGTGCTCGACCAGCGCCGCGGCCGCCTGGTGCAGGATTTCCGCCTGCGCACGCCCGACGGCCATTTCATGTGGTTCGCGCTGAAGGCGCGTCCGGTGGTCGGCTCCGACGGCGAGGTCTCGCGCGTGGTCGGAACCCTCACCGACGTCACCGAGATCAAGAACGCCGAAGAGCGCATGCTCCACGACTCCGTGCATGACAACCTCACCGGTCTTCCGAACCGCAAATTGTTCATGGACCGCCTTGGCGCGGTCGCCAATTTCGCCAAGAGCATGCCGACGCTGCGGCCGACGCTGATGGTGATCGACCTCGACCGTTTCAAGCAGGTCAATGATTCCGTCGGCATCGCGGTCGGCGATTCCATCCTGCTGACGCTGGCGCGGCGGCTGACGCGCATCCTGAAACCGCAGGATACGCTGGCGCGACTGGCCGGCGACCAGTTCGGCCTGATCCTGTTGTCGGAGCAGGACCCGGCGCGCATCACCGCGTTTGCCGAAACCATCCGCAAGACCATCCGCGCGCCGATCGCCTTCAACGACCGCGAGATCTTCCTGACCGCTTCCATCGGGCTCGCGCTGTCCGATCCGCAGACGCAACTGTCCGACGAGATCATCAAGGACGCCGAGCTTGCGATGTATCACTCCAAGCGCATCGGCGGCGACCGCATCGACGTCTACAAGCCCGCCATGCGCGCCCGCAAGACCGACCGCCTGACGCTGGAAAGCGAACTCCGCCGCGCCATCGAGCGGCAGGAAATCACCATCCTGTACCAGCCGATCGTGCGGCTGGAAGACCGCTCGATCGCCGGCTTCGAGGCCCTGGCGCGCTGGGACCATCCCAAGCTCGGCCGGATGTCGCCGTCGGAATTCATCACGATCGCCGAGGAAATCGGCCTGATCGTCGATCTCGGCATGTTCGTGCTCGACCAGACCGCGCGGCAGCTTTCGGTGTGGCAGCGCGCGATGCGCTCGCGCGAACCGATCTTTGCCTCCGTCAACGTCTCCTCGCGGCAGTTGCTGCGCCACGATCTGATCCATGACATCCGCACCGTGCTGTCACGATCGTCGGTGGCGCGCGGCACGCTGAAACTGGAGCTGACGGAATCGCTGGTCATGGAAAACCCTGAACATGCCGCGCAGATGCTGACGCGTATTCGCGAACTCGGCACCGGGCTGTCGCTGGACGATTTCGGCACCGGCCATTCCTCGCTGGCCTATCTGCAGCGCTTTCCGTTCGATACCATCAAGATCGACCAGTCCTTCGTGCGCACCACCAGCCGCGGCACGCGACCCGTGATCCTGAAATCGATCATCGCCCTCGCCCACGACCTCGGCATGGACGTGGTCGCGGAGGGCGCCGAGACGGATTCGGATGCGGTCGAGCTCTATCAGCTCGGCTGCGAATACGCCCAGGGCTTTGCGTTCGGTGAGCCGATGGATGCCGACGCCGCGATGCGGCTGCTCACGGAGGAGCGGCTGGAAGCGGCGAGCTAGTCTCTTCGTCGCCCCTGCGAAAGCAGGGGCCCATACGCCGCGGCCCGTCCGTGAAGTGATGGGGCCGGTTGCCTTCGCTACAACAGCAGCCTGTGATTATGGGTCGCCGTCTTCCCTGCGCGCGGCGTGCCTTGGTCTTACCACCAGCCCGGTTGCATCGGACGATAGTACTGGCCGCCGCGGCGGCGCGTGTTGCCGGTTTGGGGGGCCGGATCGCGCGGAAAATTGAAGAAGCCGAAACCGTTGTCGCCCTGGACGTCGTCGCTCGCAACAAGGACATCGGCCGTAGGCTGGCGCGTTATAAAGCCGCCCTGGGGCTGGTTGTTCAGCACCGCGACGAACTCGGTGCGATAGTTGGTTTCGCTGCTCAGCGGCTCGTCCGAGACGACGATCGAGGATCGCGGCAATGCGGTCGGCGCGATGCGATCGAGCACCTCCTGCGGCATGGTGATGCGCTCCAGCGCGGCCTTGGCGTTGTCGCCGTTGTCGATCGTGACCGCGGTCCAGCGCAGGCTCGCCTCATTGCGCGCCACCGCCGTGAACACATGCGTGCCGATCGGCCTTTCGGGATTGCGGATCGTGACCGGAACCTCAATCGTCGCATCGAACACGATGCCGCCGCCGTCAGGTGCCGGCTTATGCGTGGGGCGGCGCACGTAAAGCTTCTGCGTCGCGCGGCTGATGTAGATCGAGACCGGCTCGAGCGCGAGCTTCGCCTCGCTCGCCGCTTTGGCGGTGTCGACCTTCCTGGTCTCGGCCGCCTTGGCAGCGTCTTTTGCGGCGGCGGCGGCGCCGGGCTTCGACTTCGCGTCATCCCTGGCAGTGTCGAGCTGCGTCCCCAGTTCCGCGGCCTTGGCGTCGGCCGTTTGCTTGAGGTGCTCGGCCCGCGCCTTGGCCTCGTCGGTCTTTGCGGCAGCGAGCGCCTTGTCGGCGTAAGCGAGCCCAGCGTCGGCGCGGGTCTTGAGCCCCTCCAGCTTGCGCAGCGACACCTTGAGCGACGCCACCTCGCGCGCCGCGGTCGCGGCGGCTTTCTTCGCCTCCCCGGCCGTCGTTGCGGCCTCCGCGGCCTCGCGGGCAAGCGTCTCGGCGCGCGCCGGTGCAGCCGCAATGGCCTCCGGGCTCGGCACGAATAGCGCCGGGTGGGAGAACTCGACCGGCTCGGCGTTATCAGGCGAGACGATTACCCGCATCCCGATCCGCGTCCTGTCGAACAATTTCTCGGCGAAGCCAAAGGGCATCCGCACGCAGCCGTGCGAGGCCGCGTATCCGGGCAGCGGGCCGCCGTGCAGCGCGATGCCGTTCCAGGTGATGCGCTGCATGTTCGGCATCTCGGCATCGTCATAGAGGCTCGAATGGTGATCCTTGTTCTTCTCGAGGATGGCGAACACGCCGGCAGGCGTCTCGCGTCCAGTGGTGCCGGTTGAAACCGGCGCGCGCAGGATCCAGCCGTCGGCGTCGTAGATGGTGACCTGCTGGGTCTTGATCGAAACGATCGCCATGATCGGCTCGCCTGCGTCGCGCGGCGCCGTCGCCTCGGCGGGGGGCTTGGGGCGCACTTGTGTCGCCGCGGCGTCAGCGGCCAGCGCGGCCATCACCGCGAGCGTCACAATGGCGGGGGGACCCCAACGCCGCATCGCCACGGTGGATCGCGCCATCGTAACTCGATTCACCATGCCATGCCCCGGTTGAAATGCCTGTCCGCGCTTGCATCGATCAAGTGTCAGATCGCGACTTTGGACTAACTAACCGCCGCCACCATCTACGCCGCCAATTCGCGCCTTAAGACTATCGGCACGCTCCATTGGCAGTTCTCTCATATACGACGGCCGGCGTAGCAGGAAGGGTGGCTCGCGGCTGAATTGGCACTTTTTGGACGTGCAGCACGTAGCGCGACATTTACTTTGGAGGTAGACCAACTCAGGCAGCCAGCACCACGGCAATGCCCTAATCCTTCGCCCGCAGTATGCTGATCCGCGTTTCATCGACGAAACTCTTGATGTCCTGATCGGGGCGGCGGAACAGATTACGTTCGACAATGAGTGAGCGGCCGCTGATTGTCTTGGTGCAGCGCTCCTTGAGGTAGATGCCTCCCACTGGCTGATCTCCTGCACCCGGCTGGCCCTCGGT is from Bradyrhizobium sp. AZCC 2176 and encodes:
- a CDS encoding NAD(P)H-quinone oxidoreductase encodes the protein MEKLPAQMTVVGISKPGGPEVLLPETRSVPTPGPGEILVKVMAAGVNRPDVAQRSGAYPPPPGASDLPGLEIAGEVVALGEGATKHKLGDKVMSLVAGGGYAQYCIAQDAQAMAVPPSLSIQEAGAIPETLMTVWHNVFERGALKPGETLLIHGGSSGIGTMAIQLAKAFGSKVIVTVGSQDKIDACLKLGADRAINYKTEDFVAVVKAETNNVGANLILDMVAGDYVDRNYDAAAVDGRIVQIATLNSPKVTVNIAKVMVKRLTHTGSTLRPRTNADKAAMVAAIEAKVMPLLRDGRVKPLMDSSFPLEKAADAHRRMETSAHIGKIVLEV
- a CDS encoding ABC transporter ATP-binding protein/permease; amino-acid sequence: MSAAEHLEAPHSAPPRRDALLEEEAFIEAQLTESPAKSGARLRPLLALAPYVARYRGRALLAFISLTIAAITTLVVPVAVRRMIDFGFTPEGIALINSYFSVMIAVVAVLAAASASRYYLVMTIGERIVADLRRDVFAHLISLSPAFFDSARSGELVSRLTADTTQIKSAVGASVSIALRNMMLFIGAATMMVITSPKLSGFVLLAIPLIVIPLVAFGRWVRRLSRNAQDTLADASAYASELVGAIRTVQAYTSERLATNRFGGEVEQAYEAARSSTRARAVLTLIIIFIVFSSVVAILWVGSHDVLTGQITPGRLGQFVLYAAFAATGLGQLSEVWGEVSAASGAAERLFEILRVKSQITAPAQPAALPQPARGDVGFDHVSFAYPARPAVLAIDDVSLAVKAGEKVAIVGPSGAGKSTLFHLLLRFYDPARGTISLDGVPIKSADPVDVRSRIALVPQDSVVFAASARENIRFGRPDATDAEVERAADLAHATEFLRRLPGGFEAQLGERGVTLSGGQRQRIAIARAILRDAPLLLLDEATSALDAESETLVQTALEELMRHRTTLVIAHRLATVLSCDRIMVMDQGRIVEQGTHAELVAANGLYARLARLQFEGV
- the rcdA gene encoding protease adaptor protein RcdA, encoding MADRSQSESALVLFSERLTNSAAFGVLFREGMDLVEETAAYLDGDGRSDAKALERSVSLTYATESMRLTTRLMQLASWLLLHRAVKEGEMTLTQANREKTKVKLSAADPGPDDMIAKLPQQLQDLIARSMSLQTRVRRLDTTIHSPVAERAPIGNPLVPQLNRLKAAFEQ
- a CDS encoding L,D-transpeptidase, which produces MVNRVTMARSTVAMRRWGPPAIVTLAVMAALAADAAATQVRPKPPAEATAPRDAGEPIMAIVSIKTQQVTIYDADGWILRAPVSTGTTGRETPAGVFAILEKNKDHHSSLYDDAEMPNMQRITWNGIALHGGPLPGYAASHGCVRMPFGFAEKLFDRTRIGMRVIVSPDNAEPVEFSHPALFVPSPEAIAAAPARAETLAREAAEAATTAGEAKKAAATAAREVASLKVSLRKLEGLKTRADAGLAYADKALAAAKTDEAKARAEHLKQTADAKAAELGTQLDTARDDAKSKPGAAAAAKDAAKAAETRKVDTAKAASEAKLALEPVSIYISRATQKLYVRRPTHKPAPDGGGIVFDATIEVPVTIRNPERPIGTHVFTAVARNEASLRWTAVTIDNGDNAKAALERITMPQEVLDRIAPTALPRSSIVVSDEPLSSETNYRTEFVAVLNNQPQGGFITRQPTADVLVASDDVQGDNGFGFFNFPRDPAPQTGNTRRRGGQYYRPMQPGWW
- a CDS encoding EAL domain-containing protein, giving the protein MRLIRCLALLALGLMIVAAAPAAHAIDAVSVRSDAPAIDLTAVLDHQRSETDRIQVSTAPGTDGIVRRIEVRAREGGQNWVVFALANNTDDQLDRLIVAPHYRIVSSGLLWPDLGLSRIATITPSTGDRPERQESATADIFRITLDPGAVITFVAELRTDKLPQLYLWEPDAYKDKVNSFTLYQGIVIGISGLLALVLTILFVVKGSIMFPAAAALAWAVLVYIGVDFGFWGKVLDMSNNAERVWRAAGEAILAATLLVFLFAYLNLSRWHVRYSHITVGWLAFLGSLVALALFDPAVASGIARISLVLIAFAGFALIVYLSTHGFDRAVLLIPTWFLLVVWVIAAGMTVAGSVTNDIVGPALLGGLVLIVMLIGFTVMQHAFAGGGATTGIVSDIERRALALTGSGDLIWDWDVSADKVFTSPETESLLGLKRGTLEGPAAKWLEVLHPLDQDRFRAALDSVLDQRRGRLVQDFRLRTPDGHFMWFALKARPVVGSDGEVSRVVGTLTDVTEIKNAEERMLHDSVHDNLTGLPNRKLFMDRLGAVANFAKSMPTLRPTLMVIDLDRFKQVNDSVGIAVGDSILLTLARRLTRILKPQDTLARLAGDQFGLILLSEQDPARITAFAETIRKTIRAPIAFNDREIFLTASIGLALSDPQTQLSDEIIKDAELAMYHSKRIGGDRIDVYKPAMRARKTDRLTLESELRRAIERQEITILYQPIVRLEDRSIAGFEALARWDHPKLGRMSPSEFITIAEEIGLIVDLGMFVLDQTARQLSVWQRAMRSREPIFASVNVSSRQLLRHDLIHDIRTVLSRSSVARGTLKLELTESLVMENPEHAAQMLTRIRELGTGLSLDDFGTGHSSLAYLQRFPFDTIKIDQSFVRTTSRGTRPVILKSIIALAHDLGMDVVAEGAETDSDAVELYQLGCEYAQGFAFGEPMDADAAMRLLTEERLEAAS
- the rpmE gene encoding 50S ribosomal protein L31, translated to MKAEIHPNYHTITVVMTDGTEYQTRSTWGKEGDKLNLDIDPKSHPAWTGGSQQLLDRGGRVSRFQKKFSGFLKKD
- a CDS encoding DUF1192 domain-containing protein — encoded protein: MANEDDDKPRKKITHEIGQDLSLLSVEELTERIALMTSEIERLQQAVTKKRASKDAANSFFKT